Proteins encoded by one window of Vespula pensylvanica isolate Volc-1 chromosome 6, ASM1446617v1, whole genome shotgun sequence:
- the LOC122629941 gene encoding GATOR complex protein NPRL3 isoform X1: protein MEINPLSIILVKSDSKGDRLLFRYPHMMSHVRDSKQCTKRKNPYSLTTTEDLLQQSLPFPTSNINNGNLTGLKDEVLSTLFAVKPELCEQKFELKVNDVRFVGHPTLIPQRGFKEVNSSMLFNVVFALQAQASHSVVKCYYDLSRRLGIALRHEEKRCGFLTDEIKIMVSTHDEITARSEGESDSDESPYELILQKSLLARNLKTVFSSISTSGIINIMINKWIQVRFCLPQKVHQSYKKGFFINPEIIDRCLNSLRPYHGLLLLIEPSDLLDSLPIDSSPALRRLIQMYNPLKSLQTLAADSDLTLTQVFQLTGHLVYWAKARIIYPLCESNVYVVSPDAILSNQLLEAFSEQFSGLCLLQVISDFSLPTSISQKLNPLSQPQQQTQLVKVIIWLLKNHLLLQLHTYVQYMPTVHGLVLPDSKEQATFDVNHIDETENSWDFDETNKGIISDVKEELSHTLHKKDVFYNYPSESYDIPSDDRKLLDKLCRLGYFNGGHHLEEIMYLENIRRSQLLQILDKFRDILITRECEDPAIDMFHTQLGS, encoded by the exons ATGGAAATCAATCCATTAAGTATAATTCTTGTAAAAAGTGATAGCAAGGGTGACAGACTTCTATTTCGATATCCACATATGATGAGTCATGTGCGCGACTCAAAACAATGCACAAAACGTAAAAATCCGTATTCCTTGACAACTACGGAAGATTTATTGCAG CAGTCTCTACCATTTCCAACTTCTAACATAAACAATGGAAATCTTACTGGCTTAAAGGATGAAGTACTTTCAACATTATTTGCAGTTAAACCTGAATTATGCGAACAAAAATTTGAATTGAAAGTAAATGATGTTCGCTTCGTTGGACATCCTACTTTGATACCACAACGCGGTTTTAAAGAAGTCAATTCTTCTATGCTTTTTAATGTAGTCTTTGCTTTACAAGCCCAAGCAAGTCATTCTGTAGTAAAATGTTATTATGATTTAAGCAGAAG atTGGGTATTGCATTAAgacacgaagaaaagagatgtgGTTTTTTGACAGATGAAATTAAGATTATGGTATCAACTCATGATGAAATTACTGCTAg atcagAGGGTGAAAGTGATAGCGACGAATCTCCATATGAATTGATACTACAGAAAAGCTTACTTGCTCGTAATCTAAAAACAGTCTTCAGTAGTATCAGTACATCtggtataattaatattatgattaataaatgGATACAAGTACGCTTTTGTCTTCCACAAAAGGTTCACCAATCATACAAGAAAGGTTTCTTTATTAATCCTGAGATTATTGATAG atGTTTAAACAGTTTAAGACCTTACCATGGACTACTTTTGTTAATTGAACCTTCAGATTTATTAGATTCATTGCCAATAGATTCTTCTCCAGCATTAAGACGTCTAATTCAAATGTATAATCCATTAAAGAGTCTACAAACATTAGCTGCTGATTCAGATTTAACACTGACACAAGTATTCCAATTGACTGGACATTTAGTTTATTGGGCTAAAGCTAGAATAATTTATCCACTTTGTGAAAGTAATGTTTATGTTGTATCACCAGATGCTATTTTATCTAATCAATTATTAGAAGCATTTTCTGAACAATTTTCAGGACTCTGTCTTTTACAA GTCATTAGTGATTTTTCCTTGCCAACATCAATTAGTCAAAAGTTAAATCCTTTAAGTCAACCTCAGCAACAAACTCAATTAGTAAAAGTCATCATATGGTTACTTAAAAATCATCTACTTTTGCAATTGCATACATATGTCCAATACATGCCAACAGTACATGGTCTCGTATTACCG gactCGAAAGAGCAAGCCACTTTTGATGTAAATCATATTGATGAAACAGAGAATTCTTGGGATTTTGATGAAACTAATAAAGGAATAATTAGTGATGTAAAAGAAGAGCTATCTCATactttacataaaaaagatgTGTTCTACAATTATCCATCAGAAAGTTACGATATTCCGTCTGACGATAGAAAATTACTTGATAAATTGTGTCGTCTTGGATATTTTAATGGTGGACATCATCTAGaagaaataatgtatttagaaaatattagaagatctcaattattgcaaatattagataaatttagAGATATATTGATAACACGTGAATGTGAAGATCCTGCAATAGATATGTTTCATACTCAGTTAGGATCTTAG
- the LOC122629941 gene encoding GATOR complex protein NPRL3 isoform X2, which translates to MEINPLSIILVKSDSKGDRLLFRYPHMMSHVRDSKQCTKRKNPYSLTTTEDLLQSLPFPTSNINNGNLTGLKDEVLSTLFAVKPELCEQKFELKVNDVRFVGHPTLIPQRGFKEVNSSMLFNVVFALQAQASHSVVKCYYDLSRRLGIALRHEEKRCGFLTDEIKIMVSTHDEITARSEGESDSDESPYELILQKSLLARNLKTVFSSISTSGIINIMINKWIQVRFCLPQKVHQSYKKGFFINPEIIDRCLNSLRPYHGLLLLIEPSDLLDSLPIDSSPALRRLIQMYNPLKSLQTLAADSDLTLTQVFQLTGHLVYWAKARIIYPLCESNVYVVSPDAILSNQLLEAFSEQFSGLCLLQVISDFSLPTSISQKLNPLSQPQQQTQLVKVIIWLLKNHLLLQLHTYVQYMPTVHGLVLPDSKEQATFDVNHIDETENSWDFDETNKGIISDVKEELSHTLHKKDVFYNYPSESYDIPSDDRKLLDKLCRLGYFNGGHHLEEIMYLENIRRSQLLQILDKFRDILITRECEDPAIDMFHTQLGS; encoded by the exons ATGGAAATCAATCCATTAAGTATAATTCTTGTAAAAAGTGATAGCAAGGGTGACAGACTTCTATTTCGATATCCACATATGATGAGTCATGTGCGCGACTCAAAACAATGCACAAAACGTAAAAATCCGTATTCCTTGACAACTACGGAAGATTTATTGCAG TCTCTACCATTTCCAACTTCTAACATAAACAATGGAAATCTTACTGGCTTAAAGGATGAAGTACTTTCAACATTATTTGCAGTTAAACCTGAATTATGCGAACAAAAATTTGAATTGAAAGTAAATGATGTTCGCTTCGTTGGACATCCTACTTTGATACCACAACGCGGTTTTAAAGAAGTCAATTCTTCTATGCTTTTTAATGTAGTCTTTGCTTTACAAGCCCAAGCAAGTCATTCTGTAGTAAAATGTTATTATGATTTAAGCAGAAG atTGGGTATTGCATTAAgacacgaagaaaagagatgtgGTTTTTTGACAGATGAAATTAAGATTATGGTATCAACTCATGATGAAATTACTGCTAg atcagAGGGTGAAAGTGATAGCGACGAATCTCCATATGAATTGATACTACAGAAAAGCTTACTTGCTCGTAATCTAAAAACAGTCTTCAGTAGTATCAGTACATCtggtataattaatattatgattaataaatgGATACAAGTACGCTTTTGTCTTCCACAAAAGGTTCACCAATCATACAAGAAAGGTTTCTTTATTAATCCTGAGATTATTGATAG atGTTTAAACAGTTTAAGACCTTACCATGGACTACTTTTGTTAATTGAACCTTCAGATTTATTAGATTCATTGCCAATAGATTCTTCTCCAGCATTAAGACGTCTAATTCAAATGTATAATCCATTAAAGAGTCTACAAACATTAGCTGCTGATTCAGATTTAACACTGACACAAGTATTCCAATTGACTGGACATTTAGTTTATTGGGCTAAAGCTAGAATAATTTATCCACTTTGTGAAAGTAATGTTTATGTTGTATCACCAGATGCTATTTTATCTAATCAATTATTAGAAGCATTTTCTGAACAATTTTCAGGACTCTGTCTTTTACAA GTCATTAGTGATTTTTCCTTGCCAACATCAATTAGTCAAAAGTTAAATCCTTTAAGTCAACCTCAGCAACAAACTCAATTAGTAAAAGTCATCATATGGTTACTTAAAAATCATCTACTTTTGCAATTGCATACATATGTCCAATACATGCCAACAGTACATGGTCTCGTATTACCG gactCGAAAGAGCAAGCCACTTTTGATGTAAATCATATTGATGAAACAGAGAATTCTTGGGATTTTGATGAAACTAATAAAGGAATAATTAGTGATGTAAAAGAAGAGCTATCTCATactttacataaaaaagatgTGTTCTACAATTATCCATCAGAAAGTTACGATATTCCGTCTGACGATAGAAAATTACTTGATAAATTGTGTCGTCTTGGATATTTTAATGGTGGACATCATCTAGaagaaataatgtatttagaaaatattagaagatctcaattattgcaaatattagataaatttagAGATATATTGATAACACGTGAATGTGAAGATCCTGCAATAGATATGTTTCATACTCAGTTAGGATCTTAG